In Syntrophales bacterium, one genomic interval encodes:
- a CDS encoding enoyl-CoA hydratase-related protein yields the protein MDYNNILFTVEAGVATLVFNRPKALNAMNSETLGELLDAVNQCRADEAIKVLILTGSGEKAFVAGADISQMQNFRPQQTVSFMELGHETLRQMETMPKPVIAAVNGFALGGGTEISLACDFRFASEKAIFGQPEILIGIIPGWGGTQRLPRLIGLGRAKELIMSGEQISAARAYELGLVNRVYAPEALLLETQKFARKLAGMPSFALKMIKHSINFGYDLALDNACRLEVECCAQCFSTDDQKEGMTAFLEKRKPVFTGK from the coding sequence GTGGACTACAACAACATTCTCTTTACCGTCGAAGCCGGGGTGGCGACCCTGGTTTTCAACCGCCCGAAGGCGCTCAACGCCATGAATTCCGAGACGCTGGGCGAGCTTCTCGACGCCGTCAACCAATGCAGGGCCGATGAAGCGATCAAGGTTCTGATCCTCACCGGTTCCGGCGAAAAGGCGTTTGTCGCCGGGGCCGATATTTCGCAAATGCAGAATTTCCGGCCCCAGCAAACTGTCTCCTTTATGGAGCTGGGGCACGAAACCCTCCGGCAGATGGAGACCATGCCGAAGCCGGTAATCGCCGCGGTGAACGGCTTCGCCCTCGGCGGCGGCACGGAGATATCGCTGGCGTGCGACTTCAGGTTCGCGTCGGAAAAGGCGATCTTCGGCCAGCCGGAGATTTTGATCGGGATCATTCCCGGCTGGGGCGGCACCCAGCGGCTTCCCCGCCTCATCGGTCTCGGCCGGGCCAAGGAGCTGATCATGTCCGGGGAACAGATCAGTGCCGCCCGCGCCTATGAACTCGGCCTTGTGAACCGCGTCTATGCGCCGGAAGCGCTCCTTCTCGAAACGCAGAAGTTTGCCCGCAAGCTTGCCGGAATGCCCAGTTTTGCCCTCAAGATGATAAAACACAGCATCAATTTCGGCTACGATCTGGCGCTCGACAACGCCTGCCGCCTCGAGGTGGAATGCTGCGCCCAGTGCTTCAGCACCGACGACCAGAAGGAAGGCATGACCGCCTTCCTCGAAAAGAGAAAACCCGTGTTTACTGGAAAATAG